A region of the Yarrowia lipolytica chromosome 1C, complete sequence genome:
TGTCTTCAAGTGTCCAATGTCTTAAGTGTCCAATGTCTTAAGTGTCCCTTGAGCGGTGACTCAGGAGTCATATCACATTTGGAATTGAATGGGTAGCACACGGCCTCAGTAGACTCTGGATGGTCTCGATAATCTTGGAGACAACAGTGCAAGAGTCAATGGAGACCCAGAGAATTATCCATACTCACTACTCGCTCTGAACTGTTAAGAAGGTGATAATTGATTAAAactatataaataaatgcAATTCCGTGTCTTCCTCCAAGACTTTCCTTTTGTAAAACACCCGTCAACTAGAATTAAATGAGCATCAGAGCAAAGGCAGCAACGGCAATGGCGCCGAAAGAAGCCTCAGTGACAACTCCAGTGTTGGCCTGGTGAGCGGTGGTGGAGGCAGTGGCCTGAGAAATTGTGGGGAcgccagaaacagaagcagaagactCGGCCTCAGTCTTGGTCTGAGTGGGGACAggcttggaggtggtgggagCCACAGAGGTCACAGGAAGGACGGTCTTGGAAGCGGGCTTGGAAGCAGgcttggaggtggccaCGGTAGAGTTGGCCACGGGTTTGGGCACCTCAGTCTTCTTGCAGGCATCGTCCTTGCAGGAAGTGACGGTGGCGAACACGGTGGAGCTGGTTCGGTTGGCCGgcttggtcacgtgggtggTCACGGGAGTTGAGCTGTTGGTAGAAGAAGACACTGCGGAGGAGGTGTTCTTAGCAGGTCCAGGCACCAACACAGGGATGGAGAGGGTGGAAGAGGTAGTGGGAGCcgcagaagaggcagcagaagaggcagcagATGTAGAAGGAGCGGGAATAGAAGAAGTAGGCTCGACAGAAGGGGTAGCCTGAACGGAAGAAGCCTCAGAAGAAGTCTTGGAAGAAGCCTCAGAAGGAGCCTCAGAAGGAGcctgagaagaagcctcGGGAGAAGCCTGGGTGGAAGAAGCTTGCAGAGCTCCAGTGCTAGGCTTATCACCCTGGTCGGCAGAAACAAGATCAAACTTGGAGCCATCGGCAGGAGGAATCACGGCAGGTCGAACGGGATGAACCTCTCCGTTCTGTGCCTTGATGGACTGCCAGGTTCCGGATCGATCAGAATACTCGTAAGCATCACCGGTAGAGTAATCCTCGACGTTAACGGACTTGATGAGCATGGGGTAAGGACCGGTCTGGTAGTTGGTTTCTCCTCCGGCCCACTGGATGGTTCCGGGGTTGTTGGTGgggtctcctccagcccAGACGCCCATTCGGATGTTCATGGGTGACTGGGGGAAGCCATGCCAATCGTTGGAGAGCAGGGTTCGGACCACCTGGCCGTTGATGGTCCAGGTGATCTGTTCGGAGGTCCACTCAATGACGTAGGTGTGGAATTGGCCCGTGGGGTTGCCAATGCCATGGAACTGGCCTCGATCGtaggtgtctgtgtttccCTTGACAAAGAAGTTTGTCTGGACCTGGGTGTTGTCGCCTCCGAGCCACTCGAGGTCGATCTCATCGAGGTCGTCGCTCTGCAGCACAAAGGAGGACACGATGCCCACGCCGGGAGCTGCCTGGATCACGGCCTCGACACGGCCAAACATGAGATAAAAGTCAGACTGCAGCGTGGGGTTGTCGCCCTGGGTCTGGACCCGCAGAGACACTCCCTCGGGGGTGTATTCGACCCGGTCGGGCTtgaaggtcacgtgccagTCGCCCTGTTCCTGGGTGAAGTCGAACATCTTGGCTCCGCCCAGCGCCGGGTCCGGCTTACACGTTTGTGTCAGCGGGTTGCAGGTGGAGTATGTCTGGCCCAGGGCGGTTGTGGCCAGCAGGAAGGTGGTCAGAGCCTTGAACATTGCTGTGTGGGTTTTGTAGGTGGTATGGGGGAAGTCGGGGGAGTTTATGGGTCCATTTTGGGGGGGGCCCGCGACCGGGTTATATAGACCCTAAGGTGGAGTGGCTGGTGGATGTGATAGAGTTGAATTTTGTGTTTTGTGGtcaaagaaaaaaaaaaggttTATGCTGGTTGGGTGATGGTATGCATATTTGTGCATGAGGTGAAAAGTATAAAAATAATGATGTCATTGTAGATAAAATGGCAGCAATAGGGGCGGAAATGGGAGGCGCGGAGAAGCGGGTGGTGGCACCAGAAGGGGCTGAAGCGATGATGGAGAGCTATTTGCACTTGTCTGCGGTCCAAAAATAGACACGTTAGTTGGAAAGGGGCACAATGGAACTAAACCAGACGCTCAAAGGGGTAAATGGAATTGCAACTGAAAATGGAACTGAAATGGAGAAACGGCTGCCGGGACTATATTGGTAGGAGGCAAAAACAGATGGATTTGGTGAGTGCGAGTAGAAAGAGGTGTTGTGCGgataaataaaaaattatTAATATTAAGTAAGTGCAATTGGTTATTATTCAacatttttgttttgtttttgttttgttttgttttgttttttcttccaGAAATAGCATACCGAGCTCCACCCcaactactgtagactGAAACGACGACTATAGTGCCCATACACGCTCGTACACCACTCACAAATCAAGCTCACTAGCTCGGTGGTATTATAAGTCCGGCATAGATCAGCTACTTGTCGACCACCTGCCGTTTGCTGCACTTTTGATTTCATTTGGCCGTATAGAAGAAGTTGTCTATGAATCTATGCCATAGAGTAGCTGCCAGTGCCACCTGAGCACACCAACCTCTCacctcaacctccaaaCCTGGCGTATTCCAAACTTTGGCCATTCTCGAAATAGCCCCGTTCTCGAAATAGAACTCCAGGCTTTGCACTAATATTCTTAGCGTTACACAGGGGTATTGAGCGTGATGGGTGGTGAATTGGTGGTTGATTGGTTGATTGGGGGTGTCCATGCGACCATTGTTCAGTCGATTAATTCCATATTTCAAATCGACTATTTATCCGAATATTGCCACTGCCCACTCCCCAACCCGTCGCTAGATCGCCGTTTCCCGTCATACCCCAGATAGTATATGCGAGGCAGACTTTGACGCTTGGACGCTCTTGTTTTAatttatttcttttttgaATTTCTTTTTTGAATTTCTGTTCCTAAAATAACATTTCCAACCGCCTTCCTATTCGGGTAAAACATCGCCAGTTTTCGGAGACACTGGAGAACACAGCAGACAGCCAGAATGCCCAGAGGGGGCCGGAATCGGCCATTCCCCTGGACCAGATCACGTGTggtgggtcacgtgactcaaaTTGAACCAATATCCGTCCAAGGGTGTTTTTGGGTGGTTTTTATCCAGTAAATCCCTCATTATAAACTGCCACTAACTGCCACTAGTGGCTGTACGCGCTATAGCCAGCACCCCAAAGGCTAAAATGCAGGGCTATTCAGATGCTCCTATTTAATACAGATGCCAAGAGGTATTTCAGGCGCCACTTGGGTTCGGGGCTCCTTATTTGCGCATTTCTGGCTCGATTTGGCGCCGCATTTCCTGTGCCATTTTTGCGCAGATTGGGTTTGGGCTGGTAGGcagagaaaaagaaagagaaaTAATAcaaaagagaaaaagaaaagaaataatacaaaagaaaaatccaaagaaagaaagaaatAATGCAAAGAAAGAAAGATAACAAACGCGGGCTGGCTAGATAACCTCGTTTTAAGACCACCAGGACCGTTTGAGACGTGAGATGTCAAAACCATATCGCGTAGATAGAGCGATGGAGACAGGTGCACAGCCGCCGTATCTACAGAGGCCATAGTTGATGTGAGCTAAGATGGATGCTGAAAAATAGTTCCGCATTTGTACATTTGTCACTCTTTCACAATACAATTGCATGATAATTGCACGATACACTGTAGATGCATAATTGGGGGTAGTATAAGGGCAATTGGGGTTGAAGATGGTATACTATACAGAACCGTGAAGAGATATGCTATACAGAACCGTCAAGAGATATACTATACAGAACCGTCAAGAGATGCTATACAGAACCGGTGCGAGTGtctgtggagatggaaattcacgtgatttggAACCGGACTGAAAATGCCCTTTATTCCCGCTCTTGGTGCTCACTCTCGCCACTCCACCCCCCCTGAGTTTCCTGCGGCTCGGATATTGAATTTTAATTGTTCTATTTTTAGGAGTGAGTGTGACTGTCGATGACTGGTCGAGATCTGTGGTCGATAGGTAGGATCTGTGATCAATGTTACGGCGATTCTACTGCTCTTTCAAGGATCACTGCTCTTTCAAGGATCACTGCTCTTTCAAGGGCCAAATGACGACTTGGGGAGGAGAAACTAAAGAATGAAAAATAGATTATATGGTGAAAATGATTATACGTGAAAAAATGATTAATACGTGAAAATGATTATACCGTGAAAAATGAATTATACGTGAAAAATGATTATACGTGAAAAATGATTTATACGGTGGGAAAAATGATTATTACGGTGGAGATGTCTTTGACAAGGTGATCTagacaagtacagtacaattgACTGTTTTCTAACATATCATCAGTCTGAATTGCACCTGAATGGGACATGGGGGACCAGCCCGAATTCCATGTAAAACCACCGTGTCTCCTTCCTTCAGAATGCTGGTTAATAGATACAAGCTCAGAGAGTTGGAGAGTTGAGACTTCAACTCGAGAGCTGAGA
Encoded here:
- a CDS encoding uncharacterized protein (Compare to YALI0C09680g, similar to uniprot|P53301 Saccharomyces cerevisiae YGR189c CRH1 family of putative glycosidases might exert a common role in cell wall organization) encodes the protein MFKALTTFLLATTALGQTYSTCNPLTQTCKPDPALGGAKMFDFTQEQGDWHVTFKPDRVEYTPEGVSLRVQTQGDNPTLQSDFYLMFGRVEAVIQAAPGVGIVSSFVLQSDDLDEIDLEWLGGDNTQVQTNFFVKGNTDTYDRGQFHGIGNPTGQFHTYVIEWTSEQITWTINGQVVRTLLSNDWHGFPQSPMNIRMGVWAGGDPTNNPGTIQWAGGETNYQTGPYPMLIKSVNVEDYSTGDAYEYSDRSGTWQSIKAQNGEVHPVRPAVIPPADGSKFDLVSADQGDKPSTGALQASSTQASPEASSQAPSEAPSEASSKTSSEASSVQATPSVEPTSSIPAPSTSAASSAASSAAPTTSSTLSIPVLVPGPAKNTSSAVSSSTNSSTPVTTHVTKPANRTSSTVFATVTSCKDDACKKTEVPKPVANSTVATSKPASKPASKTVLPVTSVAPTTSKPVPTQTKTEAESSASVSGVPTISQATASTTAHQANTGVVTEASFGAIAVAAFALMLI